The Ruania alba genome has a window encoding:
- the purU gene encoding formyltetrahydrofolate deformylase, translated as MTNAATESATPPTQWVLTLSCPDRPGIVHAVAGAIATRGGNITESQQFGDPETGLFFMRVQVEADLPQSELEASLSPVAEQFGMTWLVDRVGRPMRTLVLGSTTEHCVGDLLFRQQSQRLPVDIVGVVSNHTVLQPLAEFYGAGFHHVPVTKATKADAEARLLELVDEMDVELVVLARYMQILSDDVCTALAGRVINIHHSFLPSFKGARPYAQAHDRGVKLIGATAHYATASLDEGPIIEQDVERVDHSDDVTALIAMGQDVERRVLARAVRWHAEHRVLLDGHRTVVFR; from the coding sequence GTGACCAACGCAGCCACCGAATCCGCGACCCCGCCCACGCAGTGGGTGCTCACCCTCTCCTGCCCGGACCGGCCCGGCATCGTGCACGCGGTGGCCGGTGCGATCGCGACCCGCGGCGGCAACATCACCGAGTCCCAGCAGTTCGGCGACCCCGAGACAGGGCTGTTCTTCATGCGGGTACAGGTCGAGGCGGACCTTCCGCAGTCCGAGTTGGAGGCCTCGCTCTCCCCGGTGGCCGAGCAGTTCGGGATGACCTGGCTGGTGGACCGGGTCGGGCGGCCGATGCGCACCCTCGTGCTCGGGTCCACCACCGAACACTGCGTGGGCGACCTGCTGTTCCGCCAGCAGTCGCAGCGCCTGCCGGTGGACATCGTCGGCGTGGTCTCCAACCACACGGTGCTGCAGCCGCTCGCCGAGTTCTACGGCGCGGGCTTCCACCACGTACCGGTCACGAAGGCGACGAAGGCCGACGCTGAGGCGCGGCTGCTCGAGCTGGTGGACGAGATGGACGTCGAGCTGGTGGTGCTGGCCCGGTACATGCAGATCCTCTCCGACGACGTCTGCACCGCCCTGGCGGGTCGGGTGATCAACATCCACCACTCGTTCCTGCCGAGTTTCAAGGGTGCGCGCCCGTACGCGCAGGCGCACGACCGAGGGGTGAAGCTGATCGGGGCCACGGCGCACTACGCGACCGCGTCGCTGGACGAGGGCCCGATCATCGAGCAGGACGTGGAGCGGGTGGACCACTCCGACGACGTCACTGCCCTGATCGCGATGGGTCAGGACGTGGAGCGGCGCGTGCTAGCCCGTGCGGTGCGCTGGCACGCCGAGCACCGGGTACTACTGGACGGGCACCGGACGGTCGTCTTCCGCTGA